CCATATCTTTATTCCTCCAGAAAGGTCCGCCAGGATGAACCAAAAACACTTCAAAACGGGAGCCGTTAAACCGGTAAACCAATATCCCGGCACTTTGTTTGCTTCTTTTATCCATATTTCTCTTATTCAATGAAATAAATAAGATTATGGAGTATATAAAAGCTGATACTCCGAATCCATATCCTTTTTACCCGATACCTCCTGAAGATGTTTATCCAGGGCAAGCTCTACAGGTGTGAACATCCCTTCCTGGTAATGAATCTTTTTTCCATTAAGATGAATCTCAAATTCATAGTCGATTCCCCTGGAAACAAAAAACAAATGGTGATCCCCGGGAAAATTTCTACTACTGATACTTTTTTAGCAGCTCCAGCATTTTCCGGTCAAGCTTATGCCCTTTGTAATTCTCATATTTGACATCGTTTCGTCCGCTGTTGAGCACACCAAACGAACCTTTCAGGTTCCAGAGGGCATTCCCCCAGTTTACTTCTTCCCAAAGAGAAAGCAAATCTTCCATCCACCTTAGAGCCACATCATGCGGAGTATTGTTAAAACAGCCCCATTCTCCAACATGAACCTGCACCCCTTGGTTAACAAGCGGTTTCCACGGATTAATCAGTTCCTCCCTCAGTTTTTCTTTGTCCCATACCACGCCGTTATCCAATTCCAGTGGCCACTCAGGTTCTCCTGAAGCCTTGAAGGCACCTTCGGGTACCCATCCGGCCTGGTGATGGCTAACATCCATCGGGTCATAACCCCGTGTACTCTGCGGAAGACCCATATTTTTAATACCAAAGACCGGAGTTCTTCCTACGTCTAAACCATCGGCCACGATCAGCCGGTCGGGATCATCTTTTCTGATTCCTTCAACCAATGCACGAACCACTTCTACATACCTATCCTCTGTGTCCATGGTGGGTGGTTCGTTGATCAGGTCAAAGCTGAGGCGCTTGCTGGAAATCCCCTTATACCGTTTGGCAAACATCCTCCAGTGATATACGGCTGCATCAAGCGC
The window above is part of the Bacteroidales bacterium genome. Proteins encoded here:
- a CDS encoding cellulase family glycosylhydrolase produces the protein MKRRDFVKISGIAGAFMLSGFGLNAMKPFRIRQAQPLDFSGYKGFNLLAKFSGREPDRKFNEEDFEIMAEWGFNFARIPMSYWNWASIDDWYDIDESVLKDIDEVVEFGKQYNVHINLNMHRVPGYCINNREKEPVDLFGDTPENMKKALDAAVYHWRMFAKRYKGISSKRLSFDLINEPPTMDTEDRYVEVVRALVEGIRKDDPDRLIVADGLDVGRTPVFGIKNMGLPQSTRGYDPMDVSHHQAGWVPEGAFKASGEPEWPLELDNGVVWDKEKLREELINPWKPLVNQGVQVHVGEWGCFNNTPHDVALRWMEDLLSLWEEVNWGNALWNLKGSFGVLNSGRNDVKYENYKGHKLDRKMLELLKKYQ